The genomic segment AGCGGCTGAATGATGAGCTTGGGGATCGGCACGTGCATGAGCCCCTCGTCCGCGGCGATGTGCCAAACCAGCCGGTCGATCAGACGCATCTTCATGATCTGCAAGTACCGCTGCGCATGCTCGAGCTCGTCGCGGGCGGTCACCCACTCGTCGTCCCCGCCGGCGCCCCCGATGACGTAGCGGAACAAGCCCGACATGGCGACGACGATGCCGGCCAGCTCCTCGTCCCCTTTATCCTCGAGCGACCAATAGAACGCTTCCAGCGTGTTGAACAGGAAGTGGGGATTGATCTGCGCCTGCAGCGCCTTGAGCTCGGTGCGGCTCTGGGTGATCTCCTTCTCGTATACGACCTGGATCAGCTCGTTCATATGCGTCACCATCTGGTTGTAGGTGTTGTTCAGCTCCCGAATCTCCAGGGATGCGATCGTCGGCGAGGGCGACAGGTTCTGCTTGAGCCCGCCGAGCCGCGCGCCGCGCATCGTGCGCATCAGCTTCAGCATCGGACGCGTGATCAGCGTGGACAGCAGCAGCGTCAGCAGCAAAAACGCCACCGCGCCGATGCCGATCGATACCAGGATCGCGGTGCGGAGCACCGAGATCCCTTCGGTCGAAGCGCGGACTGGCGTGAGCAGCACGAGCGTCCAGCCCGTCGTGCGGGATTGCTGGCGCACGGACAGCAGCTCTTCGCCGCCGACGGAGACGGTGGATCCGGTCTGCGCGAGCACTTCCTTGGCTTCCTCGGCCGTAAGGTCCGAGGTGATCGGGGCGCCCTGGCCGTCCGCGAGCAGCATGTACTCGTCGTCGCCGCGCGTCTCTCCCTCGCCCGTCGCCTGCTCGTTCATCTCGAAGTAGTCGCGGCTGAGCCGGACCGCCAGGTAGCCGCCGGCCGCGTAGCCCCGGTCGATGAGGCTGATGCGGCGCATCGCGAGCACGGTATCCGGCTGCGCCGGATCGAGCCCGAACCAGACGAGCCGTCCCTTTACACGGTCGGTCTGCCAGATCATCTCTTGCGAGACCCGCGCGTTCAGGCTGGTCTGGTCGAGAGGGAACAGGCGCCGGTAGTCCCTGGCGTAGAGCTCCATCGAGCGGATGCCCGTCGAATAGGCCATGTAGGTGCTCGCGATCTGCAGCAGCGACTGACGCTGGGCGAACGCGGCGCGGACGCCGTCCGCTTCCTGGAGCAGCAGCTTCTGCACATAATCGTTGGTCGCCACCTGGGTCGTCAGCGAATCGATCTGGTCGAGCAGCGCGTCGAGCCGCCCGTTCGCCTGCACCGCCGTCTGCTGGATATGCTTCTCCGCGCTGCCCCGCAGCAAATCGGATACCTGACCGTATATATAGATGCCCGCAAAGGTCAGCACGACGATCATCGTTAACGTAAAAGCGGCGAAAATCTGGTTTCGCAGCGTGTTCATTTCGCTCCATTTGACCAATCGAATCGCCCGCCCGTTTTTCGCATGAGTCCAATCCCGTCTACTTTATCACAAAGACCGATTTGTCAGCCAACCGTTGTGCAAAGGCGGCCAACTTCTAAAGATTGTAGGTATAAAACCTAATCATTGTGCCGTATCTGCGCGGATTTATATTTGATACGATGAGGGGAAATCGGATGGATAGCGCTTACAAGGAGGCAACGGGATGACGACAGAATCGCGGGGCGGGGCGCCGCTCGTGACGCATATTTACACGGCGGATCCTTCCGCTCACGTATTCGAGGGCAAGCTGTACCTGTACCCTTCTCACGATCTGGACCACGAGATGGCTTCAAACGACAATGGCGACCAGTACGACATGGAGGACTACCACGTCCTCTCGCTTAACGAGGATCTGACGCAGGCGCTCGACCACGGAGAGGCGCTGCACGTTAACGATGTTCTCTGGGCGAAAAAGCAGCTGTGGGCGCCTGACGCTGCCTACAAGGACGGCACGTACTATCTGTTCTTCCCGGCGCGGGACCACAACGACGTATTCCGCATCGGCGTCGCTACGGGCATCTCGCCCCAAGGGCCGTTCCGCGCGGAGAAGAGCTATATTGCCGGCAGCTTCAGCATCGATCCGGCCGTATTCGCCGATGAGGACGGCAAGGCTTATGTCTACTTCGGCGGGCTGTGGGGCGGTCAGCTGGAAAAGTGGCAGACCGGCACGTTCCAGCCGGATGCCGACGGGCCGTCGGGCGACGAGCCCGCGCTCGGGCCGCGGGTGGCGGAGTTGGCCGACGACATGCTCGAATTCAAGGAGACGCCGCACGAGATCCGCATCGTCGACGAAGCCGGAGAGCCGATTCGGGCAGGGGACGAAGAGCGCAGATATTTCGAGGGACCCTGGGTGCACAAGCACGAGGGGCGGTATTACCTATCTTATTCGACGGGGACGACGCACAAGATCGTCTATGCGGTCGGGGACAATCCGTACGGCCCGTTCACGTTCAAAGGTACGATCCTGACGCCCGTCATCGGCTGGACCACGCATCATTCGATCGTCCGCTACCGGGATAAATGGTATCTGTTCTACCACGACAGCTCCCTGTCGGGCGGGGCGGACAACAAGCGCTGCGTGAAGATGGCCGAGCTGCATTACGAAGCGGACGGCTCTATCCGCACGATCGACCCTTATCCGGAGGAATAGGAGAGGGCGGAGGCGCTTTAACCCGGTTTCCTCAGCGCGATTTTGGCGGATACAACTAGGGCGTAACGATTTTTTTCGGCCGCTCCCCTCCCATCTTTGTTGAAAATAAACATAAGAATTGGCAGGGAAGCGTAACTTATGAATAGAAATCGCCGCAATGGGGTATTTTCTCGATGAACCGCCAAAATTCGGCTGAAGGAGTGGGTCTGGAATGAAGACGCTTAACGCAATCGCGCTTGCCATTCTGATCATCGGAGGCATCAACTGGCTGCTGGTCGGTCTGTTCAAGTACGATCTCGTCGCCGAGTTGTTCGGGGGTCAGGAAGAAGTCGCTTCCCGCATCGTGTATACGATCGTCGGCATATGCGCGCTGTATGCGATCAAATTTTTCAACGACGTCAGCAGCGATTCGCGTGCCCGTTAATAAACGCTGCAGCGGCGCAAAGAGCCGGACGGCCGCCTCCAGCGGCGACTGTCCGGCTCTCTTTTTTCGGTATAAGGCTCATGACGCCTCAGGCTCGCTCTGCAGCGCGTCGCCGAGCATGTTCAGCAGTATGTTCGTGCCATGCTCGCGCTGCTCCGGCGTATCGAGTCCGTCCAGGAACACGCCCTGCTCGGTAAAAACGAGCCGCGTGCTGCCTTCGGCCGGATGAAGCTCGACCGTCGTCACCGAAGCGGAGATGCGCCTGTCGCCCATGTCCAGGACGTACGAGTAGACGATGCGCTCGTTCGGCACGATGTCCTGATAAAAGGCATCGAACGTGAAGACGGGGCCGTCCGGCGGTCCGCCGCGGCTGTACTCCCGGCCGCCGACGCGGAATTCGAAGGTCTCGGCGGGGGTAAACCAGCGCGCTTTCGCCCCGGCGTCCGACCAAGCTTTGAAGACGCGCTCCGGCTTCGCGGGGTACGTTCTCTCCACCGTAAAAGTAGCATGGTGCGTCGAGCGTTGTTCCATTTCGTTCATCCTCCCAAATGGTGATCTTTCAAATCGTCTTACGCTCGTCTTACGACTCATCGCGTTCATCATCCGGCTCTTCCGCCAGCCATTCGCCCAACCGGTCGAGCGCCCGCTCGGCGTGCGTTCGCCTCTCCCAAAAAAACTTCTCATGGCTCTGCTTCATCATCCCGAGCAGCTTGGCGAACGCCTCTACCCCGAGCGGCGCTTGCGCCCGTACGGCGGCCGAAGCCTGCTCCAGCTCGCTCAGCAGCTTCTGCTGGACGCGAATCTTCTCCCGCAGGCGGTCGATCTGCGCGGCGATGATCTCGGACAAGTCGGGCGCATCCCGCTTCAGGACGGACTGAATCTCAGTGAGCGGCAGGCCCAGCTCCTTGAGCGCCAGAATCTGATGCAGGCGGGACAGGTCGCCTTCGTCGTACAGCCTGTGCCCCGAGTCGGTCTGACCGGAGGGCGGGAACAAGCCGATCTGGTCGTAATAGCGCAGCGTCCGAATCGTAAGCCCCGTCAGTGCGGCGATGTCGCCCACTTTCCACCGGCGGTTCGCCTCGGCGGTCTCGCCGTCCTCCGTGCCTCCGCGATGCTTGGCCATTTTTCCGCCTCCCCGTCCTGACGTCTCTGCCCGTAACTTTACTATAAGACGTGACGTAACGTAAGGTGCAAGGAGGAATTTTAAATTAGCTGATTCGGTGGCGGGGATGAGGAAACAGGCTTGCGCTCGCGGGGCGAATGTGGCGGAAATGCGGGTACGATGGTGGGTGATGGGTGTCAATTGGAAGGTAGCGGTGGCTATGTGCGATGGCTGGCGGTGGGTGATGGGCGGCTGGTGATGGACGGTTGGCGGTGCGCGGTTGGCGGTGCGCGGTTGGCGGTGCGCGGTTGGCGGTGCGCGGTGCGCGGTTGGGGGGGCAAGTGATTGGCTGCGGTTAACGGTAAAGGTTGGCGGGTGGCGGACTTACAGTCGGCAATCGATAATTGTTAAAAAGCATCTAATTCCGGAGGAACTGCGAACTGTAGCCCGATAATTGCCAAAAGGCAGTTATTTCCCGGAAATTTGGTCCTGGGGAAGCTCAGCGGCCAATTTAGTTGCTCTTTAACAACTATTTGCGCCGGGCCCCCTTCCCGCAAACAAATTAACTGCTTTCTGACAATTAAATTCGGGTCCCTTAAATTAAATTCGGGTCCCTTAGCAAATGAAAATGCGGCCCCTCCGCAAAAAAACGGGCGGTCTGCCCGCCCGGGTCCAAAAACCAATGCATTAGAGATCAGCCTAGCCGAGCGTCGCGGCAAAGCCCTCGTGCCAATCCGCGAAGCGCGGCTGCCAGCCGAGCCGCCGCGCTTTGAAGTTGGAAGCGCCGCGCTCGCCTCGGGCGGCACCGGGCTGCCGCGCCGGCGCAGGCGCGCCCAGCAGCGCTGCGTAATGCGGCAGCCACTCGCTGCCCGGCGCCGGACGGTCGTCGACGACGTTCACGGTCCCGGGCGGCCAGCCCAGCGCGAGCAGCGCTGCATGCGCCGCGTCGTCGACGTGCACGAACGACGCCACGCCCTCGGTCGCGGGCAGACCGCCGCGGCGCACCTCGTCGGCCACGAAGCCGTCCGGCGCGTACCAGGTCCCTGGCCCGTAGAACAGCCCGTACCGTAGAATGACGGCTTCCGGCATTTCGAGCGTCGCCGTCTCCAACGCGCGCACGCCCTGGATCGTGCCGCTTCGCGGCGCAGGCGCGTCCAGGTCGAGCGGCTCCTCCTCGGTCGCCGGGCCGTCGCCTGGCGCGTACGCCCAGGAGATGCTCTGCGCGATCATCCGGCGCACGCCCGCGGCCAGCGCGGCGTCGACCAGATGCCGGGTGCCGAGCGTCCGGATGTGCGAGTTCGCTGCGAAGTCGCGCTCGCCGAGCGCGGTAAGCTGGTGGATCACGGCCTCGGGCTGCATCTCGCGAAGCGCCGCGAACACGGCGTCGCGGTCGAAAATATCGAGCACGACGGCCTGCGCGCCCAGCGCCTCCAACTGCGCTGCGCCCGACGCGCGGCGAGTGAAGCCCGTCACCTCGTGACCGGCCTCGACGAGCAGCGGGATCAACGATTTTCCAATGGCGCCCGTGGCGCCTGCGACTGCGATTTTCATCTTCGATCGACCTCCGACGATTAAGAATGTCTTGCCTCGAGATAGGACGGCAAACTTGCGCCATGTTAGAGACCACAGTCGCCGGCCGTACCGTGGCCGCACCGTGTTAGATCAAGGCGTTCGCGAGTCTGCCGGCAGGAAGGCAGATTTATTCCGGTCTGAGACTTCCGGCAACGCTTCGGCGTGCGAAACCTCGTTTTTGCTGCCGCTCGGCTCGCCCCGATCAACCGCAGCGCGTTTCCCGCCCCGATAGTTCGCGCCGATCACGCCGGCCAGCATGCATATCGTGCCGATCGTCTGCGAGGCGCTCCATGCGTCGCCCATAATCAGGACGCCTGACAAGATAGAGACGAGGTTGCCCAGGTTGACGAACAGGCTCACCTTGAAGGCTTCGATGCGGGAGAGCGCGAAGTTCGACAGCCAGGACGAGACGAGCGAGGACATGATGGCGATATAGAGCAGCGGCAGCCAGAAGCCCGGCTCGGACGCCGGCGCGAGCAGCGCGGACGTCGTGCCTTGCATCAAGTGGCGAACAAGCGCGAACGCGACGAAAAAATAGCAGCCGGTCCGCATCATCGCATAGCTCAGCTCCAAGGCCGAGTATGAAGTGCGCAGTCCACGGGCCATCACGCCGTATAGCGCCAGCGCGACCGCCGACAGAAGAATCAGTCCCCCGCCGACGGCGCTCGTCCCCCGCAGCGCGTCCCCCGAGATTCCCGTCATGAACGCGAGGCCGAAGACCGATACGAGGACGGACAGCAGCTGCAGCTTGCTCGCCCGCTCCTTCAGGAGGAGCGCGCCCAGCAGCAGCGCGAAGATCGGCGAGCTCGCCGAGAGGATGCCGGCGCCCGAGGTCGTCGCGGCATCGAGTCCTACCGACTGGAAGCCGAAGAAGGCGGTCGGATAAACCAGGCTGACGAGCAGAAGCGGAAGGCGCCGCCGACCCTTCTGCTTTTGCGGCATCCGTATCCAGCCCGCCCGCACCGGGATCGCAAGCAGCGCGAACGACAGGAAGAAGCGGTAAGCGAGCATGTCGAACGGATCGGCGTGACGCAAGGCGAGCTTGGTGAACATAAAGGAAAATCCGATGACGATCGCGTATAATAGAGCCAACGTATAAATGGCGGCGGTGCTTTTGACGGTTGAGGGCGTATGGGTCATGCCTCTTCCTCCCCTTGCTGCGAGTGCGGAGCCGGCCGGCTTCATGCTCTCAGCATAAGCCATTGAACGCGCTGTCGCCATCGATACATCAGCGATCTGTACCGGTACAGATCGCTGCCGGAGGAGCGGTTGAAGCATGATGAAGTATGAAGAGGTCATCCACGACATCGAGCTTAAGCTCGAAGACGGACGCATCCGCGGCGGTCAGAAGCTGCCGTCCGTCCGCGAAGCGTCCGACGCCTATGCATGCAGCAAAAGCACCGTCATTCGCGCCTATGCCGAATTGGAGAAGCGCCACCGGCTCTACTCCGTCCCCCAGAGCGGCTATTACGCGGTGACGCAAAAACAGGCGGAGGCTTCGACCTCGGCCAACGCGGGATGGAACTTCGCGTCCGTCGCGCCGGATCCCGAGGTGTTCCCCTATCTGGACTTCCAGCATTGCATCAACAAGGCGATCGACCGGTACCGCAATCATCTGTTTACCTACGGCACGCCGCAGGGACTTCCATCCTTGCTGCAGGTGTTGAGCAAGCATCTGGCCGCCTATCAGGTGTTCGCCCCGGCAGAGCGGATCACCGTAACTTCCGGCGTCCAGCAGGCGCTGTCGATTCTTGCGCATATGCCGTTTCCTTCGGGCAGGCGAACGGTGCTGGTGGAGCAGCCGACGTACACGATTTTGCTGGAAATGCTCGCGCTCTTCGGCGTCCCCGTCCAAGGAATCGCGAGAACGGAGCGGGGTATCGACCTCGACGAGCTGGAGACGCTGTTCCGTGTCGGCGAGATCAAGTTTTTCTATACGATCCCGCGGTTCCAAAATCCGCTCGGCACCTCCTACGGGACCGATACGAAAAAAGCGATTGCCGCCCTGGCCATGCGTTACGATGTCATCGTCGTGGAGGACGACTTCCTCGCCGATCTCGAGACCGATCCGAAAGCCGATCCGATTCACGCTTACGGCGCATCGCACGTCGTTTATTTGAAGAGCTATTCCAAAATTCTGTTCCCCGGTCTCCGCGTCGGCGTCGCGGTGCTGCCGCCCGAGCTGCAAGCCGCTTTCAGCCGCTTCAAACGCTTCACGGACATCGACAGCTCCATGCTGTCGCAGGCGGCTCTCGAGATCTATATTCAGAGCGGCATGTTCGCGCGGCGCAAACGCAAAATCTCGGATTCGTACCGCCATCGCATGCTGCGGCTGGTCCGGGCGCTCGATGCATGCAACGACACGCAGGACATACGTCATCTTCGGCCGGAGGCCGGCATGCATACACACATCGAGCTTCCGCCTACGCTGCGCACAAAGACGCTGATCGACCGTCTGGCCAAAAGGAAAATCGAGCTGCGGGACGCCGACGCGAGCTTTCTGCCTTCGTTCCCCAAGCGTCCCCTGCTGCAGCTCAGCATTTCGCAGATCGCCGACGAGCGGATCGACGAAGGCGTCGCCGCCCTCTTCGCGGAGATCGCGCGGCTGCGGAGAGGCTAAGCGTCAGCGCAGCTTCCACTCCTGCACGTTGATGAACATGCCCAAGTCCTTGGGCGTCGCGCCGATGACGCGTCCGTTCACCGCGCCCAGCGCCTTGGCCGCATACAGCGCCGGCATCGGCATGTCCTCGGCAAGGATAACCTGGAGCTCGTGGTACAGCGTCTTAATCTTCGTCTCGTCGACCTCAGCTGCCAACGCAGCCAGCAGCTCGTTCACCTTTTCGTTTTTGTAGCCGTTCGGATTGCTCGCGCCGAGGAAGTACGCGAGATCCGGCAGCGGATTAACCGGCTTCATCGTCACGGTCAGAAGGGCCAGGTCGAAGTCCTGTTTAAGGAGCTTGTCCGACACGTCGCCCGGCTCGGCAATCTTTACGTTGACCTTGACGCCCACCTTGCCGAGATTCTGCGCTACGCTGTACGCCGCTTGCCGGATCGCGTCGTCGCCTGACGGCGTCGTCAGCGTCAGCGCCTTCCGTCCGTTCCAGC from the Cohnella hashimotonis genome contains:
- a CDS encoding NAD-dependent epimerase/dehydratase family protein: MKIAVAGATGAIGKSLIPLLVEAGHEVTGFTRRASGAAQLEALGAQAVVLDIFDRDAVFAALREMQPEAVIHQLTALGERDFAANSHIRTLGTRHLVDAALAAGVRRMIAQSISWAYAPGDGPATEEEPLDLDAPAPRSGTIQGVRALETATLEMPEAVILRYGLFYGPGTWYAPDGFVADEVRRGGLPATEGVASFVHVDDAAHAALLALGWPPGTVNVVDDRPAPGSEWLPHYAALLGAPAPARQPGAARGERGASNFKARRLGWQPRFADWHEGFAATLG
- a CDS encoding cache domain-containing sensor histidine kinase yields the protein MVKWSEMNTLRNQIFAAFTLTMIVVLTFAGIYIYGQVSDLLRGSAEKHIQQTAVQANGRLDALLDQIDSLTTQVATNDYVQKLLLQEADGVRAAFAQRQSLLQIASTYMAYSTGIRSMELYARDYRRLFPLDQTSLNARVSQEMIWQTDRVKGRLVWFGLDPAQPDTVLAMRRISLIDRGYAAGGYLAVRLSRDYFEMNEQATGEGETRGDDEYMLLADGQGAPITSDLTAEEAKEVLAQTGSTVSVGGEELLSVRQQSRTTGWTLVLLTPVRASTEGISVLRTAILVSIGIGAVAFLLLTLLLSTLITRPMLKLMRTMRGARLGGLKQNLSPSPTIASLEIRELNNTYNQMVTHMNELIQVVYEKEITQSRTELKALQAQINPHFLFNTLEAFYWSLEDKGDEELAGIVVAMSGLFRYVIGGAGGDDEWVTARDELEHAQRYLQIMKMRLIDRLVWHIAADEGLMHVPIPKLIIQPLVENAILHGVESRIGPGSVTIQVSSDKPGIATIAVIDDGLGMDEETLAKLLQKIDGGSRQPSSKKGAGVAMSNVQRRLKLYYPDAAGAGSGLHIESKAGVGTIVRFDITIPPGGVEPL
- a CDS encoding SRPBCC family protein codes for the protein MEQRSTHHATFTVERTYPAKPERVFKAWSDAGAKARWFTPAETFEFRVGGREYSRGGPPDGPVFTFDAFYQDIVPNERIVYSYVLDMGDRRISASVTTVELHPAEGSTRLVFTEQGVFLDGLDTPEQREHGTNILLNMLGDALQSEPEAS
- a CDS encoding DMT family transporter, producing MTHTPSTVKSTAAIYTLALLYAIVIGFSFMFTKLALRHADPFDMLAYRFFLSFALLAIPVRAGWIRMPQKQKGRRRLPLLLVSLVYPTAFFGFQSVGLDAATTSGAGILSASSPIFALLLGALLLKERASKLQLLSVLVSVFGLAFMTGISGDALRGTSAVGGGLILLSAVALALYGVMARGLRTSYSALELSYAMMRTGCYFFVAFALVRHLMQGTTSALLAPASEPGFWLPLLYIAIMSSLVSSWLSNFALSRIEAFKVSLFVNLGNLVSILSGVLIMGDAWSASQTIGTICMLAGVIGANYRGGKRAAVDRGEPSGSKNEVSHAEALPEVSDRNKSAFLPADSRTP
- a CDS encoding DUF378 domain-containing protein codes for the protein MKTLNAIALAILIIGGINWLLVGLFKYDLVAELFGGQEEVASRIVYTIVGICALYAIKFFNDVSSDSRAR
- a CDS encoding PLP-dependent aminotransferase family protein; the protein is MMKYEEVIHDIELKLEDGRIRGGQKLPSVREASDAYACSKSTVIRAYAELEKRHRLYSVPQSGYYAVTQKQAEASTSANAGWNFASVAPDPEVFPYLDFQHCINKAIDRYRNHLFTYGTPQGLPSLLQVLSKHLAAYQVFAPAERITVTSGVQQALSILAHMPFPSGRRTVLVEQPTYTILLEMLALFGVPVQGIARTERGIDLDELETLFRVGEIKFFYTIPRFQNPLGTSYGTDTKKAIAALAMRYDVIVVEDDFLADLETDPKADPIHAYGASHVVYLKSYSKILFPGLRVGVAVLPPELQAAFSRFKRFTDIDSSMLSQAALEIYIQSGMFARRKRKISDSYRHRMLRLVRALDACNDTQDIRHLRPEAGMHTHIELPPTLRTKTLIDRLAKRKIELRDADASFLPSFPKRPLLQLSISQIADERIDEGVAALFAEIARLRRG
- a CDS encoding MerR family transcriptional regulator, with translation MAKHRGGTEDGETAEANRRWKVGDIAALTGLTIRTLRYYDQIGLFPPSGQTDSGHRLYDEGDLSRLHQILALKELGLPLTEIQSVLKRDAPDLSEIIAAQIDRLREKIRVQQKLLSELEQASAAVRAQAPLGVEAFAKLLGMMKQSHEKFFWERRTHAERALDRLGEWLAEEPDDERDES
- a CDS encoding glycoside hydrolase family 43 protein, translating into MTTESRGGAPLVTHIYTADPSAHVFEGKLYLYPSHDLDHEMASNDNGDQYDMEDYHVLSLNEDLTQALDHGEALHVNDVLWAKKQLWAPDAAYKDGTYYLFFPARDHNDVFRIGVATGISPQGPFRAEKSYIAGSFSIDPAVFADEDGKAYVYFGGLWGGQLEKWQTGTFQPDADGPSGDEPALGPRVAELADDMLEFKETPHEIRIVDEAGEPIRAGDEERRYFEGPWVHKHEGRYYLSYSTGTTHKIVYAVGDNPYGPFTFKGTILTPVIGWTTHHSIVRYRDKWYLFYHDSSLSGGADNKRCVKMAELHYEADGSIRTIDPYPEE